The following is a genomic window from Bosea sp. RAC05.
TTCCCGATCGAGACATTCGCCATCATCCCGTAGACGACGAAAGGCAGGGAGGGCGGGATGATAGGCCCGAGCGTCGCCGAGGCGGCGGTGATGCCGACGGCGAATTCGACATCGTAGCCATGCTCGCGCATCGCCTTGATCTCGATGGTGCCGAGACCGGCGGCGTCCGCGACCGCCGTGCCCGACATGCCCGAGAAGATCACCGAACCGACGACATTGACGTGGCCGAGCCCGCCCCGCATCCAGCCGACGAGGCCGAGCGCGAAATTGTAGATCCGGTTGGTGATGCCGGCCGAGTTCATCAGATTGCCGGCGAGGATGAAGAAGGGTACCGCCAGCAGCGGGAACGAATCCAGCCCCGCGAACATGCGGTGGATGATGACGAAATCGGGCGCGATGCCGGTCGCGAGAATGTAGATCAGCGACGAGCCCGCCATCGCGATGGCGACGGGGATGCCCGAGCCCATCAGGGCGAGGAAGAGCAGCTTGAAGGACAGCGCGCTCATGACGACGCGCCCGCCGTCTCCGGGCGTTCCAGCACGCTGTAGCCGTTCGCCCAGTTGCGCCGCGCGACCTGGATCGCCCGCAGCGTCATCGCCGCGAAGCTCAGCATGACCACCCCATAGACCCAGCCGATCGCGATCGGCGCGACCGACATGGGCTGGCTGCCGATGCGGGAGATCAGCTGCCAGGTCAGCCAGACGGCGTAGCCGAAGAAGGCGATCCGCCCGAGATCCACCAGCGTCGAGAGCGGCCGCGTGATCCAGCGCGGCAGCCAGTGATAGAAGAAGTCGACATGGATGTGGCTGTTCTTGCGCACCGAGCCGACGATGCCGATGAACACCGTGCAGACCAGCAGATAGCGCGCGATCTCCTCGGTCCAAGCGGCGGAATCGTTCAGCGCATAGCGCGTGAAGAACTGGTGGAAGACCGTCGCCCCGAGCACGCAGAACACCCCGAAGCCGAGCCACTCCTCGATCGCATAGACCGAGAGGTCGATCGCCTCGTCCTCGACCTGGAATTCCCCCTTCTCGTTGAGGACGGCGGGCTGATCGTCGAGGCGGGCCGGCGTGGTCATGGGGGAGTCCGCAGCCGGCCTACTTCAACGCCACCAGCGCGTCGAAATCGGCCTGGACGAAGCCGAAATCCGCCGGCTTCGAGCTCGCCAGCACGGCCTTCTGGAAGGCGGCCTTGTCGACCGTATGGATCGTGCTGGTGCCGGCCTTGACGATCTCCTGGCGCAGCTTGTCGTCCTCGTCGCGGATCAGGGTGGAGGCGTGCAGGCTGCCCTCCTGCATCGCCTGGACGAAGATCGCCTTGTCCGCGTCGGAGAGCTTCTTCCAGGTGGCGCCGCCGATCACCGTGTTGAGCACGTCGATGACGTGGCCGGTGAGCATGATGTGCTTCTGCACCTCGTGGAATTTCTTCGACCAGATCGTGTTGAAGGCGTTCTCCTGTGCGTCGACGACGCCGCTCTGCAGGGCGGTGTAGACCTCGGCCAGTGCGATCGGCGTCGGGTTGGCTGAGAGCGCCTTGGGGAAGGCCATGTAGGCGGCGGCGTCGGGCACGCGGATCTTGAGGCCCTTCATGTCGGCGGGCGTCAGGATCGGCCGGCTGGAGGTGACGTGCCGCTCGGCGGCATAGGTCAGCGCGACGATGCGGTTGCCGGTCGCCTTCTCGTAGCCGTCGGCGAGGCGCCGGTAGAGGTCGCTCTTCGCAT
Proteins encoded in this region:
- a CDS encoding TRAP transporter small permease, with amino-acid sequence MTTPARLDDQPAVLNEKGEFQVEDEAIDLSVYAIEEWLGFGVFCVLGATVFHQFFTRYALNDSAAWTEEIARYLLVCTVFIGIVGSVRKNSHIHVDFFYHWLPRWITRPLSTLVDLGRIAFFGYAVWLTWQLISRIGSQPMSVAPIAIGWVYGVVMLSFAAMTLRAIQVARRNWANGYSVLERPETAGASS
- a CDS encoding sialic acid TRAP transporter substrate-binding protein SiaP translates to MTVTTKASMHRSLLAAFAAAALSFMALPAQAQTTLKWAYVYEPAEPHHKGAVKAAELIEQRTGGRYKIQLYPSATLGKESDLNQGLSLGTVDIIISAASFQAQVSKPLGVTYFPFAFRDFDHVQAYAKSDLYRRLADGYEKATGNRIVALTYAAERHVTSSRPILTPADMKGLKIRVPDAAAYMAFPKALSANPTPIALAEVYTALQSGVVDAQENAFNTIWSKKFHEVQKHIMLTGHVIDVLNTVIGGATWKKLSDADKAIFVQAMQEGSLHASTLIRDEDDKLRQEIVKAGTSTIHTVDKAAFQKAVLASSKPADFGFVQADFDALVALK